A genome region from Thermodesulfobacteriota bacterium includes the following:
- a CDS encoding glycosyltransferase, whose translation MRVAFNTYSAAFDCPGGGEIQLLKTKEALEKRGMEVLLLDPRKPDLNGVRIVHHFSVQGGSMEFCSHVKENLGLPLAVSPILWLGGDKSAYPLDEIGRLLNLCDIILPNSTAELKLLSEFFDIPEGKFHVTRNSVDPEFAGPVEGELFREKFGVKGPFLLNAANIEPRKNQLNLIRAAGAMGMELILLGNVRVGTYFNACKEAGGSGVRYLGYVEHGSELLRSAYNACEAFVLPSLLETPGLAALEAAAAGARVVITGVGPIEEYFADMVTRVDPNDPDDIRRGIETELAARRDNSLSKRIMENFTWDKTALEVQEAYEKVLGGPAAPPGGG comes from the coding sequence ATGCGGGTAGCCTTTAACACCTATTCCGCCGCCTTTGACTGTCCGGGCGGCGGTGAGATACAACTGCTTAAAACAAAGGAGGCCCTTGAAAAGAGGGGGATGGAGGTCCTGCTTTTAGACCCCCGGAAGCCCGACTTGAACGGGGTGCGGATCGTACACCACTTCTCGGTCCAGGGCGGCAGCATGGAGTTCTGCTCGCACGTAAAGGAGAACCTGGGCCTGCCGCTTGCGGTCTCTCCGATACTGTGGCTCGGCGGGGACAAGAGCGCCTACCCCCTGGACGAGATAGGCAGGCTCCTCAACCTCTGCGACATCATACTGCCGAACTCAACTGCCGAGCTCAAACTGCTTTCGGAGTTTTTCGATATACCCGAGGGCAAGTTCCATGTGACAAGAAACTCCGTGGACCCCGAATTCGCGGGTCCGGTGGAAGGAGAGCTCTTCAGGGAAAAATTCGGTGTGAAGGGGCCGTTTCTCCTTAACGCAGCCAACATCGAGCCGAGAAAAAACCAGCTGAACCTGATACGCGCTGCCGGGGCCATGGGCATGGAGTTGATCCTCCTGGGCAACGTAAGGGTCGGGACTTATTTCAACGCCTGCAAGGAGGCCGGGGGTAGCGGCGTAAGATACCTGGGGTACGTCGAGCACGGCAGTGAACTTCTAAGGTCGGCCTACAACGCATGCGAGGCCTTTGTCCTGCCAAGCCTTCTTGAGACTCCGGGGCTTGCCGCCCTGGAAGCCGCCGCGGCAGGGGCCAGGGTCGTCATAACCGGCGTCGGGCCTATTGAGGAATATTTTGCCGACATGGTCACCCGTGTAGACCCGAACGACCCCGACGACATAAGGCGCGGCATTGAGACCGAACTCGCCGCCAGGAGGGATAACTCCCTCTCGAAAAGGATTATGGAGAACTTTACCTGGGACAAGACGGCCCTGGAAGTCCAGGAGGCCTATGAAAAGGTGCTTGGAGGCCCGGCCGCGCCTCCCGGGGGAGGTTAA
- a CDS encoding glycosyltransferase has protein sequence MKATKPVFIYTDKDSLDFSSKKTETFDLSFPPSVAEGEYFVVIDIYSSTHHVHPGGHIGWWKSPQLAGTAGERMRVKLRHDKAGFSVFFPSFPGSGKPDEQWVNPECERNDGDVLAVHIVLRNVETRAVDFVDVVYLYRSKGPLKEASDRRLALERDSGPVDEMARLWYRWPGGGTLRIAAPNIIEGDAIGNFCINMFRLFKANDIPCAMYAAGFDPALRGAIKHVSELLKDAGESDVILLNFSIFDPYLDAVSKLPARKILFYQNVTPPRMFQVYDAELAGYCARAYGQYPLLRRFDSLMANSEFSGKALREGLEEELKKEKQEGEAAATEGGAGISPDEILICPPLINARRLDSVKKEEMDLPSAGTLLLYVGRVAPNKKIEDLISLYSEYHGLNPDSALIIVGGCALRGYANYIEYLLNTRYSKVKDKVHMPGHVSDGQLKTVYERASAFITMSEHEGFCVPLVEAMRFMPLFAFAQEAVVQTLGESGRVFHEKDFPAVAAEINGALEEEREHARIMKLQNERFSEISGNADGKLILKAVERVMFKDAGSL, from the coding sequence GTGAAGGCAACAAAGCCCGTATTTATATATACCGACAAAGACTCGCTGGATTTTTCTTCGAAAAAGACGGAGACCTTCGACCTTTCCTTTCCCCCCTCTGTCGCCGAAGGCGAGTACTTTGTGGTCATAGACATCTACTCCTCCACGCACCATGTACACCCCGGGGGCCACATAGGCTGGTGGAAGAGCCCGCAGCTTGCGGGCACTGCGGGTGAGCGGATGCGGGTTAAGCTCCGGCATGACAAGGCCGGGTTCAGCGTTTTTTTCCCCTCTTTCCCCGGCTCCGGCAAGCCCGATGAGCAGTGGGTCAACCCCGAATGCGAGAGAAATGACGGGGACGTCCTTGCCGTCCACATAGTCCTTAGAAATGTCGAAACCCGTGCCGTAGACTTTGTGGACGTCGTATATCTTTACAGGAGCAAGGGACCGCTCAAGGAAGCCTCGGACCGCCGCCTCGCTCTGGAGCGAGATTCAGGGCCCGTCGACGAGATGGCCCGCCTCTGGTATCGCTGGCCAGGGGGCGGCACGCTGCGTATTGCGGCGCCCAATATCATCGAAGGCGACGCCATAGGGAACTTCTGCATTAACATGTTCAGGCTCTTCAAGGCGAACGATATACCCTGCGCCATGTACGCCGCCGGCTTCGACCCGGCCTTGAGGGGCGCTATAAAACACGTGTCGGAACTCCTGAAGGATGCCGGGGAATCCGACGTAATACTGCTTAACTTTTCCATCTTCGACCCTTACCTGGACGCCGTGTCGAAGCTTCCGGCCAGGAAGATACTCTTTTACCAGAACGTAACGCCCCCTCGCATGTTTCAGGTATACGACGCCGAGTTAGCCGGCTACTGCGCCAGGGCGTACGGGCAGTACCCTCTGCTCCGGCGCTTTGACTCCTTGATGGCCAACTCGGAGTTTTCAGGAAAGGCGCTTAGAGAGGGGCTGGAAGAAGAATTGAAGAAGGAAAAGCAAGAGGGCGAGGCGGCGGCGACTGAAGGCGGCGCGGGCATTTCGCCTGACGAGATACTCATTTGCCCCCCCCTTATAAACGCACGCCGCCTGGACTCCGTGAAAAAGGAGGAGATGGACCTGCCCTCGGCCGGGACACTGCTTCTCTACGTGGGGCGGGTCGCGCCCAACAAAAAGATAGAAGACCTCATCAGCCTTTACAGCGAGTACCACGGGCTGAACCCCGACTCGGCGCTCATCATCGTTGGCGGGTGCGCCCTAAGGGGCTACGCCAACTATATCGAGTACCTGCTGAACACCCGTTATTCAAAGGTGAAGGACAAGGTCCATATGCCCGGCCATGTATCGGACGGACAGCTTAAAACGGTCTACGAGAGGGCTTCCGCTTTTATAACCATGAGCGAGCACGAGGGGTTTTGCGTACCCCTGGTAGAGGCCATGCGCTTTATGCCGCTCTTTGCGTTCGCGCAAGAGGCGGTCGTGCAAACGCTTGGCGAAAGCGGCAGGGTCTTCCATGAAAAGGATTTCCCCGCCGTGGCAGCGGAGATCAACGGCGCCCTGGAGGAAGAACGCGAGCATGCAAGGATAATGAAGCTGCAGAACGAGAGGTTCTCCGAGATATCCGGGAACGCTGACGGAAAGCTTATCCTGAAGGCCGTCGAAAGGGTTATGTTCAAAGATGCGGGTAGCCTTTAA
- a CDS encoding glycosyltransferase has protein sequence MLDIGVIMPELVKYGGAERFIIECVTRWQKKHRITLYSTRFAKDILREHGVNEDVKLIELSPYFEGPHAMFLNAGLLPKVWECEIGAHDVYQTNLCPTHLIDVHPVVWCPHEPSRMIYDLKYDQPYSPHNQKTNIHVYPKHTYDTIEGDMHQPYAKAAIFLDKLIAADTIVANSRFGAAYLENVYNRKVSAVVYPGVNLDDFLHMPPDENILLTVGQLWPHKRIKLIIEAVKYIDDVQLYVVGNGPERDRLKEAAYKLGISDRVFFLEGLTNHEVQILFARCLAVVFTPIREPFGIVALEAMAAGRPLIGVNEGGFTEVVDSSCAFLIPPSPHAIVEKVRYLIDNKHVAREMGAAGLEKAREYTWDRTADTLMSIIERTHGEWKKKNKKRKAPVVKERKKTLFGAHYYCWYGDGLGASHWNDNLEKGGVTDMPTMGYYASSYGVTIENHFEIMEGAGVDFAILNLHLDYGGYNDYELASIKNILSIAKDKDSPLRFAVNLCLYDFREEDLEEVMGIINRDLAGADHYLRLNDKPVIFIFWTGLLDGSKRHADLLDKSCSGFIKIANSLRLNAKDEDKKTFGLFDGFSLYSPLELIAEKNWEKLWQKSYETSVQNDGIRVVTISPGYDDSHLKDDEREDNTYRVVARNNGKTYARMIEFVLSQETPPHMVAITTFNEYHENTHIEPSVAHGTLYMDMTRDFILKGRKKWDGR, from the coding sequence ATGCTTGACATAGGGGTTATAATGCCGGAACTGGTCAAATACGGCGGCGCCGAGAGGTTTATTATCGAGTGTGTCACGCGCTGGCAAAAAAAACACCGGATAACCCTGTACTCGACCAGGTTCGCAAAGGATATCCTCCGGGAGCACGGTGTCAACGAGGACGTTAAGCTTATAGAGCTAAGCCCTTATTTCGAAGGGCCCCATGCCATGTTCCTTAACGCGGGACTGCTTCCCAAGGTGTGGGAGTGCGAGATAGGCGCCCACGACGTCTACCAGACCAACCTCTGTCCCACGCACCTGATAGACGTCCATCCGGTCGTATGGTGTCCGCACGAGCCTTCACGGATGATCTATGATCTGAAGTACGACCAGCCCTACTCTCCACATAATCAAAAAACCAACATCCATGTGTACCCCAAACACACATACGATACGATCGAAGGCGACATGCACCAACCCTACGCCAAGGCAGCCATCTTTCTCGATAAGTTGATCGCGGCCGACACGATAGTAGCAAACAGCCGTTTTGGCGCCGCCTACCTTGAAAACGTCTATAATAGAAAGGTATCCGCCGTAGTCTACCCGGGTGTTAACCTCGACGATTTTCTCCACATGCCGCCGGATGAGAACATATTGCTCACCGTCGGACAGTTGTGGCCCCACAAGAGGATAAAGCTCATAATCGAGGCGGTCAAGTATATAGACGACGTCCAGCTTTACGTTGTCGGCAACGGCCCCGAGCGGGACAGGCTGAAGGAGGCGGCCTACAAGCTCGGGATATCGGACCGGGTGTTTTTCCTCGAGGGACTCACCAACCACGAAGTACAGATACTGTTTGCGCGATGCCTGGCGGTCGTCTTCACTCCCATAAGGGAGCCCTTCGGCATAGTCGCCCTCGAGGCGATGGCCGCGGGAAGGCCGCTTATAGGCGTAAACGAAGGGGGGTTTACGGAGGTGGTGGACTCTTCATGCGCCTTCCTCATCCCGCCCTCCCCCCATGCCATTGTGGAAAAGGTACGGTACTTGATAGACAACAAGCACGTTGCGAGGGAAATGGGGGCCGCCGGGCTTGAAAAGGCGCGGGAGTACACGTGGGACAGGACCGCGGACACCTTAATGTCTATAATAGAACGGACCCACGGGGAATGGAAAAAAAAGAACAAAAAGAGAAAAGCGCCCGTGGTCAAGGAGAGAAAGAAAACCCTTTTCGGGGCGCACTACTATTGCTGGTACGGAGACGGGCTTGGAGCAAGCCACTGGAACGACAACCTGGAAAAGGGCGGTGTTACCGACATGCCCACCATGGGATATTACGCATCGTCTTACGGAGTGACCATTGAGAACCACTTCGAAATCATGGAGGGGGCCGGGGTGGACTTCGCCATACTGAACCTGCACCTGGACTATGGGGGGTACAACGACTATGAGCTTGCCTCCATCAAAAATATCCTGAGCATTGCAAAGGACAAGGACAGCCCGCTCAGGTTCGCCGTTAATCTATGCCTCTATGATTTCCGGGAAGAGGACCTCGAAGAGGTAATGGGCATCATAAACCGCGACCTTGCCGGCGCGGACCACTATTTAAGACTCAACGACAAACCCGTAATATTTATCTTCTGGACCGGGCTGCTGGACGGCAGCAAAAGGCACGCCGACCTCCTGGATAAAAGCTGCAGCGGGTTTATAAAGATCGCAAACAGCCTCAGGCTTAACGCGAAAGACGAAGATAAAAAGACCTTCGGTCTTTTCGACGGGTTCAGCCTCTACTCTCCGCTTGAACTCATAGCCGAAAAGAACTGGGAGAAGCTGTGGCAGAAGTCCTACGAAACAAGCGTTCAAAACGACGGCATCAGGGTCGTTACGATATCTCCGGGATACGACGACTCTCACCTGAAGGACGACGAGCGTGAGGACAACACTTACCGGGTGGTGGCGCGCAACAACGGCAAAACATACGCGCGGATGATAGAGTTCGTCCTCTCACAGGAGACCCCACCGCACATGGTCGCCATAACGACGTTCAACGAATATCACGAAAATACCCACATAGAGCCGTCCGTAGCCCACGGAACGCTCTACATGGACATGACGAGGGATTTCATACTCAAGGGCAGGAAGAAGTGGGACGGGAGGTAG
- a CDS encoding glycosyltransferase yields the protein MNPSLPRDIILFSTADWDNTLWTNKQHTAARLVKRGYRVLYVESIGLRRPVAGGMDASRVMGRLAKGAGGVKKVRDNLWVYSPIVIPFHSRAWVRAFNTKILCSFIRGYSKRIGFQAPIFWTYNPLSVELAGRLGESMLVYHCVDDLPSAPGMASEALSLAEQELVEKSDLVFTTSRKLQETRSKWNPGNTHYFPNVADFDHFSKARKPGPIPEDLKGIPSPRIGFIGAISDYKVDIELIARIAEAREDWHWVLIGTVGEGQPSTSDTLLRRPNIHLLRERPYDVLPEYLRGLDLCVLPSSLNDYTSSMFPMKFFEYLAAGKTIVSTDLPALREHSDVCVLVKDRDDFIGAVSDALNGKSPDPLRCLETARRYTWDKRLDWVEELLIKKWEEKRRSQ from the coding sequence TTGAACCCCTCACTACCCAGAGATATAATACTTTTTTCCACCGCAGACTGGGACAACACCCTCTGGACGAACAAGCAGCACACCGCGGCACGGCTTGTGAAGCGTGGGTACCGCGTCCTGTACGTGGAGTCCATTGGCCTCAGGAGGCCGGTTGCCGGGGGCATGGACGCCTCGAGGGTGATGGGGCGTCTTGCAAAGGGGGCGGGCGGCGTAAAAAAGGTCCGGGACAACCTGTGGGTCTACTCCCCCATTGTAATCCCTTTTCACAGCCGTGCATGGGTAAGGGCGTTTAACACTAAAATATTATGCTCGTTTATACGCGGCTATTCAAAGCGAATAGGGTTTCAGGCCCCCATCTTCTGGACATATAATCCTCTTAGCGTGGAGCTTGCCGGCCGCCTTGGAGAGTCCATGCTGGTATATCACTGCGTAGACGACCTTCCCTCGGCCCCGGGCATGGCGTCCGAGGCGCTCTCCCTGGCGGAGCAAGAACTCGTCGAAAAGTCGGACCTGGTATTTACCACAAGCCGCAAACTGCAGGAGACGCGTTCCAAGTGGAACCCGGGCAATACCCATTATTTCCCAAACGTCGCCGACTTCGATCACTTCTCAAAGGCCCGCAAGCCGGGGCCCATCCCTGAGGATCTGAAGGGGATACCCTCTCCGCGTATAGGCTTTATCGGCGCCATAAGCGACTACAAGGTGGACATAGAACTCATAGCACGCATTGCCGAGGCGAGAGAGGACTGGCACTGGGTCTTGATCGGAACGGTCGGAGAAGGCCAGCCCTCGACTTCGGACACACTGCTCAGGCGCCCCAACATCCATTTGCTCAGGGAGAGGCCTTACGATGTCCTGCCCGAGTATTTGCGCGGCCTCGACCTCTGCGTGCTGCCGAGCAGCTTGAACGACTATACCTCCTCCATGTTCCCGATGAAGTTCTTCGAGTACCTGGCCGCCGGAAAGACCATTGTGTCGACCGACCTGCCGGCCCTGCGCGAGCACTCCGATGTATGCGTGCTGGTGAAAGACAGGGACGACTTCATAGGTGCCGTCTCAGATGCCCTTAACGGCAAATCACCCGACCCGCTTAGGTGTCTGGAGACGGCACGGCGCTATACCTGGGACAAACGCCTTGATTGGGTGGAAGAGTTGCTGATAAAGAAGTGGGAAGAAAAGCGCCGGTCCCAATGA